From Melanotaenia boesemani isolate fMelBoe1 chromosome 12, fMelBoe1.pri, whole genome shotgun sequence, a single genomic window includes:
- the txndc9 gene encoding thioredoxin domain-containing protein 9 → MANQSVDILSKVLEQSAKLVEEQVDAQLSKLNEMDEDDLDRLREKRLEALKKAQKQKQDWLSKGHGEYREISSEKDFFGEVKESKNVVCHFYRNSTFRCKILDKHLAVLAKKHVETKFIKLNAEKAPFLTERLRIRVIPTLALLIDGKSKDYVVGFADLGNTDEFSTEVLEWRLGCADVINYSGNPMEPPTVKSGKKFTKVEKKAIRGRGCESDSEDD, encoded by the exons ATGGCCAATCAATCAGTCGATATCTTATCAAAGGTTTTGGAGCAGTCAGCTAAGCTggtggaggagcaggtggaTGCACAGTTAAGTAAACTAAATGAAATGGATGAGGATGATTTGGACAGGCTGAGAGAGAAGCGCTTAGAAGCCCTTAAAAAAGCTCAGAAACAGAAGCAG GACTGGTTGTCCAAAGGCCACGGCGAGTATAGAGAAATCTCTAGTGAGAAAGATTTTTTTGGTGAAGTGAAGGAGAGCAAAAATGTTGTCTGCCACTTCTACAGAAATTCAACTTTCAG ATGTAAGATCCTCGACAAACACTTGGCCGTCTTGGCGAAAAAGCATGTTGAGACCAAATTCATCAAACTGAATGCAGAAAAGGCACCGTTTCTGACAGAGAGGCTGCGCATCAGAGTTATACCTACACTGGCTCTGCTAATAGATGGAAAATCTAAGGACTATGTGGTTGGATTTGCTGATCTGGGCAACACAGATGAGTTTTCCACAGAGGTACTTGAATGGAGACTTGGATGTGCAGATGTTATTAACTACAG TGGAAACCCGATGGAGCCCCCAACAGTTAAATCAGGAAAAAAGTTCACAAAAGTGGAGAAGAAAGCCATCAGAGGACGAGGATGTGAGTCAGATTCTGAAGATGACTGA